From the genome of Longispora fulva:
CGGCGAGCACGACGTGCTGATCGAGATCGCGTACGCCGGCATCTGCCACTCCGACATCCACCAGGTGAACGAGGACTGGGGCACCGCCACCTTCCCGATGGTCCCCGGCCACGAGATCGCCGGCATCGTGTCCGAGGTCGGCCCCGGCGTCACCCGCTACGCCGTCGGCGACCGGGTCGGCGTCGGCTGCTTCGTCGACTCCTGCCGCGAGTGCGTCAACTGCGAGGCCGGCGAGGAGCAGTACTGCCTCGGCGGCATGGTCGGCACCTACAACGGGACCGGCAGGGACGGCGGGCCCACCTACGGCGGCTACAGCACCCACATCGTCGTGGACGAGAACTACGTGCTGGGCATCCCGGAGGGCATCGGCCTCGACGAGGCGGCCCCGCTGCTGTGCGCGGGCATCACCCTGTACTCGCCGCTGAAGCACTGGAACGCCGGCCCCGGCAAGCGGGTCGCCATCGTCGGCCTCGGCGGGCTCGGCCACATGGGCGTGAAGATCGCGCACGCCCTCGGCGCGGAGGTCACCGTGCTCAGCCAGTCCCTCGCCAAGCAGGCCGACGGCCTCAAGCTCGGCGCGGACCACTTCCACGCCACCGGCGACCCGGCGACGTTCGGGAAGCTGGCCGGCTCGTTCGACCTGATCGTGAACACGGTCTCGGCGAACATCGACCTCAACGCGTACCTGGGCCTCCTGGCCACCGACGGCACCCTCGTCAACGTGGGCGCGCCGGAGGAGCCGAGCCCGGTGGCGATGTTCGCGCTGATCGGCGGCCGCAAGAGCCTGGCCGGCTCGATGATCGGCGGCATCCGCGAGACCCAGGAGATGCTCGACTTCTGCGCAGCGCACGGGCTGGGCGCCGAGATCGAGGTGATCTCCGGCGGCCAGATCAACGAGGCGTACCGGCGGATCCAGGCCAGCGACGTCCGGTACCGGTTCGTGATCGACATCGCCACGCTGAACAGCTGAAACGGCGGGCCGAACGTCCGGACCCCGGACGTTCGGCCTCCCGACGTTGTACTCTCCCGTCCATGCGGGTGCTCGTCGTCGAGGACGACTCGGACGTTCGGGGCGTGGTGGTCGCCGCCCTCCGGTCGGCCGGTTTCGCCGTCGACCAGTCGGCGGACTGGAGCCAGGCCGACCTCGCGCTGTCCGTCAACGAGTACGACTGCCTGGTTCTCGACCGGATGCTCCCCGAGGGCGACTCGGCCGACCAGTTGCACCGCCGCCGGCAGGCCGGCCTGACCGTGCCCGCCCTGATGCTCACCGCGCTCGACGACGTCCACGACCGGGTGGTCGGCTTCGAGTCCGGGGCCGACGACTACGTGGCCAAACCGTTCTCCTCGGCGGAGCTGGTGCTGCGGGTGCGCGCCCTGTGCCGGCGGCAGGGCAGCATGCTCCCGCCCGTGATGCGGGTCGGCGACATCGAGGTCGACGTGGCCCGGCGCGAGGTGCGCCGGGCCGGCATCCTGCTCACCCTCACCCCCAAGGAGTTCGCGGTCCTGGAGACCCTGCTGGCCCGGCACCCCTCGGTCGTCAGCCGGGCTGAGCTCATCGAGCACTGCTGGGACGAGGTGGCCGACCCCGCCTCCAACGTCGTGGACGTGATCATCGCCCAGCTGCGCCGCAAGCTGGGCGAACCGCTGGCCATCGCCACGGTCCGGGGCGCGGGCTACGGTCTGCGGCACCCGTCGATGTGAAGCGCCGTCCCCGCGCCGCCCGGCCGCAGGTGCACCTGCAGACCGCCGGCCGGCTCGTCGCCCTCCGGGTCCGGCTCACCGTGCTGCTGCTCGTCCTCAACGTCGCCGGGCTCGCCGGGATGGGCGCGGTCGCCCTCGTCGTGGACAGCGAACAGCGCAGCGAGGTGGCCACCGCCGAGCTGCGCCGGGTCGCCGGCACCGCCGTCGCGCTGCTGTCCTACGACTCCGGGGCGCTGCGCCTGGACAACCTGTTCACCGACCCCACGGCCCAGGGTTCCACCGCCGTGTACGTGTTCGAGGCCAGCCGTACCGATGTGAACCTGGTCTTCGCGCACCCCTCCGGGCGGCTGACCATGCCGACCCACGCGCTGCTCGACCCGGCCCGCGACGTGTGGCGGTCGGGCACCCAGGTGTCCGCGACCGCCACCGACGCCAGCGGGCACGGGGTGCAGCTGCTCGCCGTGCCGTTCGCGCACGGCGTGACCGGGGCCGTCGCCGGCACCGTGGTCGCGATCGCCGACCCCCGTCCCGGTCAGCTCGCCCACCAGCGGCTCGCCGTGGCGCTGGTCGTCGGCGGCGCGATCTTCATGACCCTCGCCGGGGCCGGCGGCTACCTGCTGGCCCGGCGGGGCACCCGGCCGGCGGTCGAGGCGGTCGGCCAGCAGGAGCACTTCCTCGCCGACGCCGCGCACGAGCTGCGCACCCCGCTGACCGTGATGCGCGCCCTGTCGGAGGCGGCGCTGAAGAACCCGGAGCAGCAGTCCGACGCGCTGCGCCAGGTGCTGCGGTCCACCGAGCGGCTCACCGACTCCGTGGAGGCGCTGCTCACCCGGGCCCGGGTGGTGGCCGGCCTGCGGGCCCTGGAGCGCCAGCCGTTCCGGCTCGACCAGCTCGCCGAGGAGGCGGTCGCCGAGGCCGTGCCCGCTCCGCACACCGTGACCGTCGAGGTGGAGCCCACCGTGCTCTACGGCGACCCGGCCCTGGTCCGGATCGCCATCCAGAACCTGGCCCGCAACGCCGTCCGGCACGGCCGGGTCGGGTCCGAGCCGGCCAGGATCCACCTCGTCGTCACCGAGGCCACGGTGAAGGTCGAGGACAGCGGCACCGGCGTGCCCGACTGGGCGCTGGACGCCCGCACCCGGCGGTTCCGGACCGGCGCGACCGACGGCATCGGGCTGGGGCTGGCCATCGCGCAGTGGGTGGCCGAGCTGCACGGCGGCACGCTGAGGCTCAAGTCCCGACCGGGTGGCGGCACCAGCGCGGTGCTCAGTCTGCCGGACCGCCCGCCCGTGCGGCCTTCCCGCCGTTGGGGGCGATGACCCACCAGCCCTGGGCGTGGTCCTGGCCGTTGGTGTCCCCGGGCATCCGGTCCCCGGCGAAGCCGTACAACGGCCAGCCGCCCAGGGTCAGCTGCACCGTGCCGTCCGCGCGGGCCAGGTTGCCGACGAGCTGGCGGTCGATGCCCACCACCCGCAGCTCGCCGTGCACGAGGACCGGCAGCCACCGGGCCGTGCACTCGTCCACGCAGTTCGACCGGGGCGGGGCGGAGCTGTCGCCGTCGAAGCGGTACAGCACGTACCCCTGGCCGTCGATCACGATCGGCCCGAGCACCCGCGAGTCGACAGCGAACAGGCCGGGGTCGGCCAGTCGGCCGGGGCTGGGCCCGGGGGAGGCGGTCACCGGCGACTCGGGGCCGGCGGTGCAGCCGGCCAGGGCGACCGCCAGGGCCACCGGGCCGAGGAGCCTGCGCCAGGGTGTCACCCACCCAGTATCGGGCCTCATGAAATCCTCACCATCGCCGGACCACACTGTGAGTCAGACCACCGACACAGGGTAGGGGAGGGCGGGCATGCGCTGGTTCGGCGTCACGGCTCTGCTGGTCCCCGCCCTGGTCACCGCCGGGTGCGTGACCTCGGCCGAACCGCAGCCGACCCCGTGCGGCAAGCGGATCGGGGTGTTCGGGCCGCTGTCGGGGGTGTCGGCGAACCTGGGGCGCAACGTGCGCGAGGGCGTGGAGCTGGCGGTCGAACAGTACAACGCGGCACACCGCACCTGTTCCGTCGAGATGGCCACCTTCGACTCCCAGGGCGACCCGAAACAGGCGCCGGCCCTCGCCCAGCGGGTGGTCGCCGACCCGCAGCTCGTCGGCGTCGTCGGGCCGGTGTTCTCCGGCGAGTCCCAGGCCGCCGTGCCGCTGCTCAACCAGGGTCAGGTCGTGACGATCTCCACCTCGGCGACCGAGACGAGCCTGACCAGCCACGGCTGGACGACGTTCCACCGGCTGCTCGGCAACGACGCCCAGCAGGGGCCGGCTCTCGGCCGGTACATCGAGAAGGTGCTCCACGCGGAGAAGGTGTTCGTCATCGACGACACCGGCGCGTACGGCCACGGCCTCGCCGCCCAGGTCATCGAGGCGCTCGGCCACCGCGTGGTCCGCAGCGCGACGGTGCGCTCCAAGCAGCTGGACTTCTCCGAGGTCGTCGCCCAGATCGTGGCGGCGAAACCGGACACGATCTTCTACGGCGGCTACTACGACGAGGCCGGCGGCCTGCTCCGCCAGGCCCGCGACGCCGGCGTCACCGCGGCGTTCGTGGCCGGCGACGGGGTCAAGGACGAGGGCTTCCTGACCCGGGCCGGCCAGGCGGCGGCGGAGGGCGCGGTCATCACGTGCCCGTGCCACCCGCCGGAGACGGCCGGCGGCCAGTTCTTCGCCCAGTACCAGGAGCGGTTCGGCCGCCGACCGGTGACCTACAGCGCCGAGGCGTACGACGCCGCGAACATCTTCCTGCACGGCCTCGACGCCGGCCGCGCCACCCGCCCCGACATGGTCGCGTACGTCAACGCCTACTCGGGGACGGGCGTCACCGGCGCCATCCGGTTCACCGAGACCGGCGAACTCGTCGGTTCGGCCGGCAAGGTCTGGGCCTACCGGGTCCACGCGGGGGCCATCGTGACCGACCGTCTCATTCCCGAAGCCTGACCCCGGAGGCAGACGATGACCGCTTCACTGACCCTGCACAGCACGCTGATCCGGCGTGGGGATCCGGCGACCGACTCCCTCCGCCGGGCGCTCGCCGAGGTGCCGACCGGAGAGTACGCGCTGCTGGAGGCCGCCATCGCCTGGCGCAACTTCCGGCCGGCCCAGACCCGGCCGTCCCGCCGGGGCGGGGCGCGTGCCCAGACCCCGCCCACCGGGCCGCGGTACCTGCCGCTGGCGGAGGTGGACGACGAGCAGGTGGCGGCCAGGCTGTGCCGGCTGCTGTCCGAGCTGGCCTGGGCCGTGGTGACCCGGCCGGAACCCGAGCCGGGCAGTACCCGGCGGCGGCTGCGGGTGGAGGTGCCGGCGCCGGTGTACCACCTGGTGGTCCGGGCGCTCAGCGGTGCGCTCCGGCACGCCCGCCGGGAGCTGGACGCGGACGTGGCCGGTTCCGGGGCCGGGGTCGCGGCGGCCACCTGGCGGATGGGCCTGCTGATCGGTGGCCTCGGCCCGAGCCGGGACGCGATCTGCCTGCGCACGGGCGCCTCGGGCACGGCCGACCTGCTGGTCAGCGCCGCTGCGGTGCTCGGGGTGTCGGCGACGGTCGACGAGGAGCGCGGCGGCCCGGCCGTACTCGTCTGCCAGGCCGGCGACGTGCGCCGCCTGCTCAACGCCGCCGTGACCCCGGCTCTGGTGCGCTGACCAGCACGAACATCCGCCCCGTTCGCCGCATCCTCTCTCGCGGCGGACGGGGCGGAGTCATGTCCGGCCCTTTACATGTGACCATTTGGTCACCTATCCTGGGGGCGTGACCGACGACGACCGCGTGTTTAAGGCCCTGGCGGACCCGACCCGCCGCGGCCTGCTCGACCGGTTGTTCGCCCGGGACGGCCAGACGCTCACCGAGCTGGAGGCCGAGCTGGAGATGACCCGGTTCGGCGTCATGAAACACCTGCGGGTCCTCGAGGACGCGGGCCTGGTGATCGCCCGGAAGTCCGGCCGGGAGAAATTGCACTTCCTCAACGCTGTGCCGATCCGGCTGATCCACGACCGGTGGATCGACAAGTACACCGAGCGGCGGGTGTCCGCGCTCGTCGAGCTCAAAACCGAACTGGAGCAGGGACAATGACAACCGTGGAAGAAAAGACCATCCAGGTGTACCGGGTGTACATCAACGCGACGCCCCAGGCGGTCTGGGACGCGATCACGAAGCCGGAGTTCACCGAGAGGTTCGGCTACGGCGGCCGGGCCGACTACGACCTGCGCCCCGGCGGCGCCTACCGGGGCTTCGCGAGCCCCGAGATGATCGCGGGCGGCTCGCCGGAGCTGGCCGTCGACGGCGAGGTGATCGAGTCCGACCCGCCGAGGCGACTCGTGCAGACCTGGCGGATGCTCATGGACGAAGGCATGATCGCCGAGGGTTTCACCCGGCTGACCTACGAGATCAAGCCCCGCCAGGGCGGCGTCACGGCGCTGACGGTCACCCACGATCTCACCGGTGCGCCGAAGCTGCAGTCGCTGCTGGCCGGCGAGTGGGACGAGACCGGTGCCGGCGGCGGCTGGCCGTGGGTGCTCAGCAGCCTGAAGACGCTGCTGGAGACGGGTGACACGCTGAACTGGCCGGGCTGAGCCCTGACGGCGTGACCGGCGCCGACCGGTCACGCCTGATCCCGTACCACAAAGGCTCAAGATCCTCATTCACTATGTTTGGGCGAATTTTCCCCGGGTATCTGTGCGGTGAACGACGACAGGGCGACCCCGTTGGTGGAAAACCGGCGGAGGGCCCCACGCGAGAGTCGGTAGTCCCATGCACAGCAAGCGGATCATGACCCTGCTCGCCACCCCAGTTCTGATCGCGACGGCGGTGTTCGCCGCGAGTACCCCGGCCTTCGCGACCTGCGCCAACCTCGACGGTGCGAACGGCGCGGCGGGCACGGCGAGTAACCCGGCAGGCCAGGCCGGCGGTGTCGGCGGCAATGCGGTCGTCGGCTGTCCCGGTGGGGCTGGTGGAACCGGCGGTGCCGGCTACGGTGGCGGAGCTGGGGGAGCTGGCGGTGCCGGCGGAACCGGCGATGTCGGCGGTGTCGGCGGCAAGGGCGGCGTGAGCGGTCCCACGGCCGGTACCGGCGGCGCGGGCGGCGCCGGCGGCACCAGCCGGATCGGCGCCGGTGCCGCGGGTGGGATCGGTGGCTACGGCGCTGCCGGTGGCGCCGGTGGACGCGGCGGCACGTCGAACATGGCCAACGGCGGCCTCGGCGGTGTCGGCGGCAACGGCCGCCCGGCCAACGGACCCGGTGGTGCCGGCGGCGCTGGCGGCCTCGCCGTCCTGGCGACCGGCGGCGACGGCGGCTCCGGTGGCCGGGCCTGTGGTGCCGGCGCCAACGGCATGGGCGGACTCGGCGGGACCGGATTCCTCGGCAACGGCACGGCCGGTCCGAACGGCGTCACCAACACAGGTAGCTGCCTGTAAAACGACGTGGCGCGGACGGGGCCGCCCGGGTGGCAGCCGGGCGGCGCCGTCCGCGCCACCGAGCCGTGCCAAGCCGAACGATGCCGAGCCGAGCCCGGCGGTGCCGAACCGGGCGGAGCAGCCCTCGTCGCCGAGCCGAGCCGGCGATCCGGCCCCGGGCACCGCCAGGTCTCGGGCTAGTCCCGCAACGCCGCCGCCACGAGCCGCAACGCCTCGCGCGGATCGACCCCGAGCCGGCGGACGAGGGCGGCGAGCGACGCGGCCTCCTGTTGCACCCGGCGCTGCGCGGCGTCCCCGAACGCCGTCACGAAGGTCCCGTTGCGCCCCCGGGTCTCCAGCACGCCGTCCTGTTCGAGTTCCCGGTAGGCGCGCGCGACAGTGTTCGGCGCGATGCCGAGCTCCTCGGCGAGGACCCGGATGGTCGGCAGCCGGGTGCCCACAGCGAGCGCGCCGGTGCGCACCTGGTCGAGGATCTGGGTCCGCAGCTGCTCGAACGGTGGCACGGCCCCTGCCGGGTCGACGGTGACGATCATGCCTCATCGTGGCACACGGGACGGACCCGCGCCGGGTGTCGGGGCGCGGGTCCGCGTACCGGTCGGATCAGTGGTAGATCATCAGGCTGACCCGGGAGGTGAGCATCTTCAGCCGGTCCAGCCCGGCGAGGCAGTTCTGCAGGTCGACGGCCGAGCCGACCTGCTGCTCGACCACGCTGCTGCCGGTGAACAGCCCGGCGATCACGGTGCCGGTGTAGGTCGTGACCAGTGTGCCGCCCGAGATCGACGCGGCGTGGGTGGCCTGGACCTTGGTGGTGGCTCCGGTGTTCCAGGTGATCGTGTAGGTGACGACGTAGGTCTGCAGGTTCATCTGGCACTGGTCGTTCAGCGTGCTGGTCACGTTGACCAGGCCGGACACCAGGTTCGGCACGGTCTGCGACACGCAGGGCTTGTATGTGGTCTTGTATGTCAGCGTGGTGGGCGCGAGGACCAGGGAGATCGGCGGGTTGAACGTCGTGACGTTGTTGCTCGGCGGGACGCAGTTCGCGTCGACGACCGAGGCGTGTGCCGGGCCGGCGAAAGCCACCAGGCTGCCGGTCAGGGCGAGCAGGGCGACGGCGGCGGCGCGGACGAGACGGACCATCATGGTCCTCCGATCGGGGGGAGTCGGACGGGACATATTGATGCTGGACTATATGTGAAGGTTAAGATCAGGTGAAGCGTCTGTCCTTAAGAGACAGTGCCAACCGCGAGCGCCGAGCCGACCGGGGCGGACCGGTGTCGCCCGCCGCCCGTCGGGCGGATCCGTGTCGAGTCCCGCCCGCCGGCTCCGACCACCACGTGTGGAGCACGCCGCTCCCGTCACCGGAACCACCAAAGGGGTGCCACCGTGAAGTACATGCTGCTGATCAACAACAATCCCGCGACCATGGAGGCGATGTCCGAGGCCGAGCGCACCGCGCTGATGGGCGACGTCGACCAGTTGATCGCCGAGCTCACCGCCTCGGGGGAACTCGTCGGCGGCGAGGCGCTCGCCGACGGCTCGCACACAAGGACGGTGCGGGTCCGCGACGGCGTGCCCACGGTCACCGACGGCCCGTTCCTGGAGGCGAAGGAGTACCTCGCCGGCTATCTGATCATCGAGGCCGAGAGTGTGGACCGGGCCGTGGAGATCGCCGCCCGGTGGCCCGACGCCCGGTACGGCGCGATGGAGGTTCGGCCGATCATGGACTCGGTCGGCCTGGAGATGTGAGCGCTCCGGCCGCGCGGCCCGCCGTCCTCACGACTCCGGGGGCAGGGGGAGCCGCGCGGCCCGGCCCGCCAGGTACCGCTGCTCGGGCAGGCTCGTGGTCCGCCGGGCCGCGAGCTGGAAACACGCCCGGGCCTGCGGCAGGTCGCCGGCCATCTCCAGCAGGTGGGCCCGCACGGCGTCGACCCGGTGGTGCCCGGCCAGCCGGTCGTCGGCGTCCAGGGTGGCCAGCAGGCGCAGGCCCTCGCGTGGCCCCTTGACCATCGCGACGGCCACCGCGCGGTTCAGGGTGACGACCGGGTTGTCGGCGAGCCGGTCGAGGATCTCGTACAGCGCCAGGATCTGCGGCCAGTCCGTGTCCGGCGCGCTGGGCGCCTCGGCGTGCACGGCGGCGATGGCCGCCTGCAGCTGGTACGGCCCGAGCACCGTGCTGGCCAGCGCCCCGGTGACCAGCACGATCCCCTCGGCGACCGACTCCCGGTGCCACAGCGAGCGGTCCTGCTCGGCCAGCGGGACCAGCGCGCCGTCGGGTCGGGTCCTGGCCGGCCGGCGCGCGTCGGTGAGCAGCATGATGGCCAGCAGGCCGGCGATCTCGCCGTCGTCGGGCAGCAGGCGGCGGACCTCCCGGGTGAGCCGGATCGCCTCGGCGGTCAGGTCGGCGCGGTGCAGGTCCGGGCCGGACGTCGCGGTGTACCCCTCGTTGAAGATCAGATAGAGCACGTGCAACACCGCCTGGAGCCGCTCCGTGCGCTCCTCGCCGGGCGGGATCGCGAACGCCATCCCGGTGGCCCTGATCCGCTGCTTGGCGCGGCTGATCCGCTGCGCCATGGTCGCCTCGGGCACCATGAACGCGCGGGCGATCTCCGCCGTCGACAGCCCGCCGACGGCCCGCAGCGTGAGCGCGATCCGCGACGCCGGTGTGAGTGCCGGATGGCAGCACAGGAACAGCAGGGTGAGCGTGTCGTCCGCGGCGTGCACGCCCGGATCGTCGGCGGCCGGCGCGAGGAGCCCGTCGGCCGGCGTCATCGCGGCCGACGTCGCCTCCCGGGTCCGCCGGGCCTGGTCGCTGCGCCAGTGGTCGGTCAGCCGGCGGGTCGCCACGGTCAGCAGCCACGCACGGGGATTGTCGGGAACACCCTGCTCGGGCCACTGCACGGCGGCGGCCAACAGCGCCTCCTGGACCGCGTCCTCGCACGCGTCGAACTGGCCGTGCCGGCGGACGAGCGCGCCGATCACCTGGGGCGTCAGGTGCCGCAACAGGTCTTCCACGCGCCCAGCGGGACTCACGCGTTCATCCTAGACCGCGGACCCGACAATCAAGATCAACCCCAGAGGAAGACGGGTACGAGAGACACCTGCCCCGGCTTCCATCCGTCCGCCAGCCCACGGGTCGCCGGCGGTGGCCGCCGCGTCGCGGGAACCTGGTGTCCTCAGGCCGCGTCGGCCGCCGGTTCGGCGTGGTGATGATGGTGGTGGCCCCGGACCTCCAGCCGCCCGAGCAGCTCGGCGGTCGCCAGCGCCACGGCCTCCACGGCGGCGTCGAACGCGTCGGCGTTGTGCGCCGCCGGCTTCCGGAAACCGGACACCTTGCGCACGTACTGCAGCGCTGCCGCGTGGATGTCGTCCTCGGTGACCTCTGGCGCGACCGGCGGCCTGAGGATCTTGATGCTTCGGCACATGCCCCCAGTATGCCCCGCGCGGGCCGGCACCCGGGCCGGCTCACGGTCTCCGGGCGGCACAGCACTCGCGGAGATGCGGACGGGCGGACCTGACGCCCATTCTGAGTGTCCGGGAGGATCCGCCACTCGTGCCTCGGGGGCATGGGAGGCGGAGGCCCGGACGACTTCTCTCCGCACGGCCCGCGCCGGACGACCGCGCGCCCGAACGGCAGCCCGAAACGGCGGCTCAGCAGGGATTACTCCCAGAGTGCTCGACTGCCCGCGAAGCCGTTACAGGGGCACGAATGCCATACATACTAATAATTCACCACCATCACGGGAGGCCACCATGGTCGTCGGGCGGGTCATCTCCTCGGTCGCGCAGCGTCAGGTCAGGTACGTGACGCCCGTGTCCGCCAACAACGCCACCGGACTGGTGTCCACAGTGTATGGACAGATCGCCGACGAGATGCGCCTCGTGGTGCCGCCGGCTCTCCTGCACTCGCCGGCCCCGGACCTGCTCGCCGCGTACTGGATGCTGATGCGCGAGCCGCTGCTGCCCACGGTCACCGTGACCCGGGCCGTGAAGGAGGCGGTCGCCGCGGTGGTGTCCGTCGCCAACACGTGCCCGTACTGCGCGGAGATGCACAGCATCGGCCTCTACGACCTGTCCACCGAGCAGGAGGCCGAGGCCGTCCTGGCCGACCGGCTCGACGAGGTGGTCGACCCTCGGGTGCGCTCCGTCGCCGAGTGGGCGAGGACCGCGCACCGGCCCGGCACCCCGGGCGGCGAGCAGCCGTTCCCCGCGGCCGACCGCCCGGAGCTGGTCGGCGTCGCGGTCAGTTTCCACTACCTCACCCGGATGGTGAACGTCTTCCTGTCCAGCTTCCTGCTGCCGCCCGGACTGCGCCCCGCGTCCCGCCGCCGTGCCAAGCGCGGCATCAGCCGGGTGCTGCGCCCGACCCTGCGCGGCAACCGCGAGGCCGGCCGGTCGGTGCCGCTGCTGCCCGACGCCCCGCTGCCCGCGGACGCCGGCTGGGCGGTGGGCAACCCGTCCGTCGAGGCGGCCGTCGCCCGGTCGTACGCGGCGTACGAGGCGGCGGGGGAGCGGTCGGTGCCGTCGGCGGTGCGCGACGTCGTCCGGGCCCGCCTGGCCGACTGGCGCGGCGAGGACACCGGCATGAGCCGGCGGTGGGTCGAGCCGCTCGTCGCCGGGCTGCCCGAGGCGCACCGGGCCGCCGGGAGAGTCGCGTTGCTGACAGCTGTGGCCTCGTACCAGGTGGACGAGGAGGAGATCGCGGCGTTCCGGCGCGCGCAGCCCGACGACCGGGCACTGGTGGAGACCGTGGCCTGGGCGAGCTTCGCCGCGGCGCGCCAGGTGGGCAGCTGGCAGGTGCCGGCCACGTCGGGTACGGCTCCGCGCACCCAGAGTTGAACAGAGCACTTTGGAAGAAGAAATCCGCCGGATGGCTCCGACAAGCTGGGAAAGGCTGCGCCCTGAACACCGTCGGGTGCGCGGTTGACAGGCCATTTCTTCTGCTGGAGGCAGATTATGACAACATTTGAGGCGTCGGGCGCGGGTTCCACCGGATTGCTGGACCGGTTGAACGGCGCCCGGCACCGGCTGTCCCTCAACCTGTTCATGGTCATCGTGTTGGCGCACTGGGCCGAGCACCTCA
Proteins encoded in this window:
- a CDS encoding NAD(P)-dependent alcohol dehydrogenase translates to MANVTAYAAPQAKAPLELTTVPRRPVGEHDVLIEIAYAGICHSDIHQVNEDWGTATFPMVPGHEIAGIVSEVGPGVTRYAVGDRVGVGCFVDSCRECVNCEAGEEQYCLGGMVGTYNGTGRDGGPTYGGYSTHIVVDENYVLGIPEGIGLDEAAPLLCAGITLYSPLKHWNAGPGKRVAIVGLGGLGHMGVKIAHALGAEVTVLSQSLAKQADGLKLGADHFHATGDPATFGKLAGSFDLIVNTVSANIDLNAYLGLLATDGTLVNVGAPEEPSPVAMFALIGGRKSLAGSMIGGIRETQEMLDFCAAHGLGAEIEVISGGQINEAYRRIQASDVRYRFVIDIATLNS
- a CDS encoding response regulator transcription factor, whose protein sequence is MRVLVVEDDSDVRGVVVAALRSAGFAVDQSADWSQADLALSVNEYDCLVLDRMLPEGDSADQLHRRRQAGLTVPALMLTALDDVHDRVVGFESGADDYVAKPFSSAELVLRVRALCRRQGSMLPPVMRVGDIEVDVARREVRRAGILLTLTPKEFAVLETLLARHPSVVSRAELIEHCWDEVADPASNVVDVIIAQLRRKLGEPLAIATVRGAGYGLRHPSM
- a CDS encoding sensor histidine kinase yields the protein MKRRPRAARPQVHLQTAGRLVALRVRLTVLLLVLNVAGLAGMGAVALVVDSEQRSEVATAELRRVAGTAVALLSYDSGALRLDNLFTDPTAQGSTAVYVFEASRTDVNLVFAHPSGRLTMPTHALLDPARDVWRSGTQVSATATDASGHGVQLLAVPFAHGVTGAVAGTVVAIADPRPGQLAHQRLAVALVVGGAIFMTLAGAGGYLLARRGTRPAVEAVGQQEHFLADAAHELRTPLTVMRALSEAALKNPEQQSDALRQVLRSTERLTDSVEALLTRARVVAGLRALERQPFRLDQLAEEAVAEAVPAPHTVTVEVEPTVLYGDPALVRIAIQNLARNAVRHGRVGSEPARIHLVVTEATVKVEDSGTGVPDWALDARTRRFRTGATDGIGLGLAIAQWVAELHGGTLRLKSRPGGGTSAVLSLPDRPPVRPSRRWGR
- a CDS encoding branched-chain amino acid ABC transporter substrate-binding protein; the protein is MRWFGVTALLVPALVTAGCVTSAEPQPTPCGKRIGVFGPLSGVSANLGRNVREGVELAVEQYNAAHRTCSVEMATFDSQGDPKQAPALAQRVVADPQLVGVVGPVFSGESQAAVPLLNQGQVVTISTSATETSLTSHGWTTFHRLLGNDAQQGPALGRYIEKVLHAEKVFVIDDTGAYGHGLAAQVIEALGHRVVRSATVRSKQLDFSEVVAQIVAAKPDTIFYGGYYDEAGGLLRQARDAGVTAAFVAGDGVKDEGFLTRAGQAAAEGAVITCPCHPPETAGGQFFAQYQERFGRRPVTYSAEAYDAANIFLHGLDAGRATRPDMVAYVNAYSGTGVTGAIRFTETGELVGSAGKVWAYRVHAGAIVTDRLIPEA
- a CDS encoding ArsR/SmtB family transcription factor, with product MTDDDRVFKALADPTRRGLLDRLFARDGQTLTELEAELEMTRFGVMKHLRVLEDAGLVIARKSGREKLHFLNAVPIRLIHDRWIDKYTERRVSALVELKTELEQGQ
- a CDS encoding SRPBCC family protein, which produces MTTVEEKTIQVYRVYINATPQAVWDAITKPEFTERFGYGGRADYDLRPGGAYRGFASPEMIAGGSPELAVDGEVIESDPPRRLVQTWRMLMDEGMIAEGFTRLTYEIKPRQGGVTALTVTHDLTGAPKLQSLLAGEWDETGAGGGWPWVLSSLKTLLETGDTLNWPG
- a CDS encoding GntR family transcriptional regulator, coding for MIVTVDPAGAVPPFEQLRTQILDQVRTGALAVGTRLPTIRVLAEELGIAPNTVARAYRELEQDGVLETRGRNGTFVTAFGDAAQRRVQQEAASLAALVRRLGVDPREALRLVAAALRD
- a CDS encoding YciI family protein; this encodes MLLINNNPATMEAMSEAERTALMGDVDQLIAELTASGELVGGEALADGSHTRTVRVRDGVPTVTDGPFLEAKEYLAGYLIIEAESVDRAVEIAARWPDARYGAMEVRPIMDSVGLEM
- a CDS encoding RNA polymerase sigma factor; translation: MSPAGRVEDLLRHLTPQVIGALVRRHGQFDACEDAVQEALLAAAVQWPEQGVPDNPRAWLLTVATRRLTDHWRSDQARRTREATSAAMTPADGLLAPAADDPGVHAADDTLTLLFLCCHPALTPASRIALTLRAVGGLSTAEIARAFMVPEATMAQRISRAKQRIRATGMAFAIPPGEERTERLQAVLHVLYLIFNEGYTATSGPDLHRADLTAEAIRLTREVRRLLPDDGEIAGLLAIMLLTDARRPARTRPDGALVPLAEQDRSLWHRESVAEGIVLVTGALASTVLGPYQLQAAIAAVHAEAPSAPDTDWPQILALYEILDRLADNPVVTLNRAVAVAMVKGPREGLRLLATLDADDRLAGHHRVDAVRAHLLEMAGDLPQARACFQLAARRTTSLPEQRYLAGRAARLPLPPES
- a CDS encoding DUF2277 domain-containing protein, encoding MCRSIKILRPPVAPEVTEDDIHAAALQYVRKVSGFRKPAAHNADAFDAAVEAVALATAELLGRLEVRGHHHHHHAEPAADAA
- a CDS encoding carboxymuconolactone decarboxylase family protein encodes the protein MVVGRVISSVAQRQVRYVTPVSANNATGLVSTVYGQIADEMRLVVPPALLHSPAPDLLAAYWMLMREPLLPTVTVTRAVKEAVAAVVSVANTCPYCAEMHSIGLYDLSTEQEAEAVLADRLDEVVDPRVRSVAEWARTAHRPGTPGGEQPFPAADRPELVGVAVSFHYLTRMVNVFLSSFLLPPGLRPASRRRAKRGISRVLRPTLRGNREAGRSVPLLPDAPLPADAGWAVGNPSVEAAVARSYAAYEAAGERSVPSAVRDVVRARLADWRGEDTGMSRRWVEPLVAGLPEAHRAAGRVALLTAVASYQVDEEEIAAFRRAQPDDRALVETVAWASFAAARQVGSWQVPATSGTAPRTQS